In Nerophis ophidion isolate RoL-2023_Sa linkage group LG15, RoL_Noph_v1.0, whole genome shotgun sequence, the sequence aacccccttttatcacgaacaatttggtgatgaggggtgtagatcgcacctgttttgtcttcctccagatagccctccaccaaatctttaacgctgtcaaagttgaccctctcacaacactcgcgggtttgagtgattcctttggcacgcagcacagtttttttaccctgcagggtatggtaggcataactctttggaccggcggagacgaattcgtgaatgctgtctcctcccaactcatccgtcaaatcgcctagataggaccccgtctccagagaaacttccccctcgtttaccgtgtagattaaactatcggtgtctgtgtaaagaactctctcttgcaacccctctaggtaaccgtacattttcaaacgtgcgtaagcggtggtaaaagcagcgacaaatacattatttgtgttaccgggaagcaccacgctgtttttactgtattgccattgcaccatagcaatttgctcgttgagaaaggaaaaatattcaacctgatattttcctgaaaatacaaagtcgaaaaatacttcactttttctcaccaaggtggtctgagttctattgcacctctccgcaaactttccccaaaggctgtttaaacagagttttgacatttgtctcttggcagggttgggttcgattttttcagcatccagctgtattccctgattttcacgatattcacgaatgtacttttccctgctttctgcatcgacggcttctttgggataccctgaagcttcttgcttaccctttaggaaagtttgaacataacccgtaaaaacggtttcgctccgttcttcaaagtgccacacctccgtaatcttaccgactctgtatcccaactgtaaagctttgttgaattcgagcgtgacccagactcccgtcaatgcccttccttcctcatcatgttcgcagggttcctgctggttattgttttctgcgcatgtgcggcaaagtgtaaacactagtttacccttgaccgttctgtagggtagcacagggaaatagagacctcgaggagggtgaacaacggctctgaccagaccgaaataatttccaacatcgtcaaaatccgtgtggatgatgacaggatgacccagggggtaaggaaatgcgctgttgacgtacgggtagagagaggtgacatcctcatacaatacacgctggttctcacccgccgtgtgcctcaagcaaaaggcgcttgtcctacctccataaagagcgtctcgaggcatgagaggtgcggggtaattgcgtgttttgagaaagtctattaccctagggtttgattttttcatttcattccactcgtgctctctgatgacgatgatgttgaccttgtggtcacgctttaacgctttcatttttttctcggtagccttgtgcaactcctcgaacggtgtgtttgtcaaagggcatacagcaccgggttcgaaacacgtcgggcatccgtgataaaaacacccctgaaattcccagacgaatggtttgccaccgattatagcaaacccatccacaaagtatgcccccatctgtttttcgcctttgtttaaagcatgctgaatgaaaataccacgacgatgcgactcccattctaaccattggatgctggtgtgtgagtattttttacacaaccctcggtagttatccggggaaggtatggctagagaacgcggctcgaggaaattagtcacaaacaccttcatgcaggccgaggctatggtgatacgggagaaggggtcaacacccgtctcgctcgtaaactcggctctaaatttgatgcaaccctcacgaagaacattgacgtcgtttttacagtagtgtaccgcttgtttttgaaaatcaaagacctcgcttttctcattttgataccacgtctcaaacttggtgcgttcaacaggtgtcatgcgttctacaccgtaattgctgattgcggggtattttccgacataatttaaatgttcctccgaactaaatttgtgaggaaaataccccttggaccagcaatcaccgagtcctaacgcttttggcatagcgctaagcggcatggtaaggaaggaaagcgagtcaatgtatttttgcaaaaaatcagggtctttaaaacagagaactttactcccctgcatgataattaagggtgctatacccagccgtaccatgcctctcagaatcaagtaaccgtcaaatcctctcgaattgtgggctataaatgtagatttaagataacgaggtttcctgaaatgattgaggaaaactgtaacacaatccagtccaaaagcacaccactcttctccttgcagcgtcttggtacagactagaaagggaatgtgagtgtgattgtcatcgacaaacgtctcaaaatcatagaatatgatattatcattgtggtttacttcacgtggttggggttgtatatagcaaagatgtcgtgtttcaggtgtctctgagtcactgcgaggtagctcttctttacatatttgacattttaacttagggcacgtgtgtttagcgatacctgtagccacaggtacatcgtaaaataggttgcatttaaggcatttctttcgccgatcgcagttgctgacgagtttttccataacccggtgttttaccctgtgtctgaggagacatgcaggagaacgacaccacatgttgcaatccctgcaaagcacagttttcccctctatttttacacacccgttttgtgtacagaccaagcaatagccgtcgcatttgtgtctgtcgggtttgtcgtacccttggtaacagtagtgacaaacgtgcggttttgacaaaaaacctttaatgttaatgataccgctgtaatgattctgagataaatacagatacaacggattttctgatttggggtaatccgtctcgaaccgtgagaggggtcgttggccctcttctctgtacagtatgacaattttacgacgtaccactttttcaaattcacgaatatgactgaaagtgacggaagtctgttcgtctaagcccgcttttctctgtattttttcagcctccgccacagcctggctatctgtaaattcaggatgtaacagacttgctaggctaatggcaaaacatagttgattattcgagtttaatggattgtaaagataacgagctttttttctgcggatttcatgttccaaaagggtttcgatttttcttcttacaccacctcgagggttatgtatcacctggaccatcacctgtatttcttcatcgttcaatatttcaacgtttgattgtaccaacagatctaacacatcttgaaaagcattcatcacagccccggcatcgtttcgaaatgtaaatgaagtgtgttgatttgcactttcaccggataactccaattgaatgatatcgccgggtctagcttccttagttaccatctgtgtcagctttttaaggctccccaagactccgcggtaaaatgtggcgtaatctgttacatcgttgttttgaggaaaagttaaaacgctggatagttgtatattgttgaatgtttccctcctcaagacatttaccccatcacccctctgggtctcatttgaaattgattggtcagccgttgacggttggttctgcatgacccccaccacctccgaaaaatccaaacattcccccgagggtgtcgcccctcccaacacatcgtgatgctgtgtagaggcttgtgtgtttgtgtttgaatttaacacattaatatcatcttgcaaagacggatcattgtttggttcccattctatctggttgtttggatctaaatgatgattacaaacgtcttcatcttcttcaataactacatctaattcagatggaactacacccattatatttctctaaagaaaaaaaagaaaaaataattcgaatggaacagatataacaaaccagtatgtatcaaatcatgtctgccatcttcatgagagtgcgagccagtatacgatagtactgtttcagccttcttctgtttctatcatgtttgtcgagctggcgggcgcatctacgcttcctcctgcgtttgttgcctgtggaaaaaaaaaaaaaaaaaaaaaaaaaaaaaaattaatatataccggctttaaccacatgtggcgctgtcatctccactcatgcaagcatagccggaaacaaccgcccacctccggaatcagtccccgcccattccccttaggcgcgaaattcatttgagcgaaagacattggaatgagaggagctctttaaagctcctgagaatcttaaaaagcttacagaaaacgagaaaaacttacagcgggtgcctgttggacattcaccgtcgttttcgatgatttccccacggagcaaggattcgatgtctggagtctttggcgcaatcaagccttctctgcctggaatggccgttgacggaccctccagcgttaagggagaccagtgagcaagagatgtaaacggaaaatctgtaagtaaatatatgtatatatgtatcgtataccgcatgttttttttcttgtaaaaatgagaattatttgactcaccagactgcgattgggttaaagggatcgcgttggtctcttccggcgaatcctctataaaacaaaataatgaatacacacaatattaaataattcgaaggtttaaacacacctcgataatcatcttccaactttgtaagatcgatcaaacaaagttcttcgtctttcacttcgtcgtcatcggctgttaaaaaaaaaaaaaggtattacatcgtcgtacacgtgcaatgcttttaacgtttaaatgcttaaacggagttaaaccattgtctaataatgtggtaaaaacggaggtaatgaaatgaatacagtaaaaaaaaaaaaaaatcggtacttacacaaaaggattggagactctgttaggagatcccttggtggtgggtgaatttcaactcgatgttcgactgtttttagttcgaataaatacttattatagtaacattaaacagacgtgttacaaggaatgaaaaaaaaaaaaaaagaaattacctttcattttgcaaatcgcggttacactgtgttctgctctagttctccatctgtttaaatatgttttcgtgaggtatggaagttgtttcagacggtcgtaaacatttaaacggtcaaatgggtggccagtttCTATTCATACGAaattctcaagctcccataaaaactgaaccctcctttgtaccccaaactgacctgttgattcaaacggtcataaacatttaaactgtcagatgggaggtcagtaaaaactgaaccctccttttgtcccccaaactgacctgttgattcaaacgaccgtaaagaccagttgctacgtgacactgtgttctgcgatagttttttccatctgtttaaatatgttttcgtgaggtacggaagttgtttcagtgcgtacgaatgtgtgtgtgtgtgtgtgtgtgtgtgtgtgtgtgtgtgtgtgtgtgtgtgtgtgtgtgtgtgtgtgtgcgtgtgtgcgtgtgtgcgtgtgtgcgtgtgtgcgtgcgtgcgtgcgtgcgtgcgtgcgtgcgtgcgtgcgtgcgtgcgtgtgtgtgtgtgtgtgtgtgcgtgtgtgtgcgtgtgtgtgcgtgtccaccaaaaacttcccaatccacgatagataacgatgaaaatatcgagaaagggcttccgtctcttctttcttttagctgaaataagcagatatcccccatttcgtatctgaatacaaatccaaaagatccctccccttccaaatcccatttctcacgcaaagattcggtcggcggcatctgaatacgatttagaaacactcgacttttttgcggagcgtcaatgtaagttttattatttttataaatcgaaacaggcgtttcactaatcatgaccgaatcgaacaaagtctttacgctaacgtataaagctccaaataatgactaagccttacaccgcccttttgtacccctcgtgtgtgtgtgtgtgtgtgtgtgtgtgtgtgtgtgtgtgtgtgtgtgtgtgtgtgtgtgtgtgtgtgtgtgtgtgtgaagtgcgtgcgtgtccacatctccacacgtaacattcccagccatcaatacatcgaaatctggaagttgtttcaaacgatcgtaaacatttaaactatcaaatatatggtcacatgctgctcagatgacattgctttcttaaaaaaactgaaccctcctctgttccctgtcaggtcttaactccaccctcttcctggtttaaccactcccaccgcaggtcttaactcttcctggtttaaccactcccaccgcaggtcttaactccaccctcttccgggtaagccacacccacttgaccttgatatttgaacctgacatttgaacctgacctttaaccttgacctttaaccttgaccccctcataaatcattaacctttgaacttgacccctcataaatcattgacctttgaccttgagggtcataaatcattgttttatggggggtcataaatcacttttgactaaaggtagggacttaacttctctcaggtgggtaaagtgtcttgcccaaggacacaacggcagtgactaggatggcacaagcgggaatcgaacctgcaaccctcaagttactggcacggccactctaccaaccgagctataccgcccctcctaccggttggacgtgcccgaaacacctccttcaggaggcgttcgggtggcatcctgaccaggtgcccaaaccacctcatctggctcctctcgatgtggaggagcagcggctttacttttcccggatgacagagcttctcaccctatctctaagggagagccccgccacccggaggaggaaactcatttgggccgcttaagctcatgaccataggtgaggatgggaaggtagaccgaccggtaaactgagagctttgccttccggctcagctccttcttcaccacaacagatccatacagcgtccgcattactgaagatgccgcaaagatccgcctgtcgacctcacgatccagtATAGCTCGGTCGgctatggcgacaaataaagtaagtttcttacaagtacccttatcactgcaggacgaggaatggctaaacatgctCCCTTacacaccggcgtcacaatgtaaacaaatgccatgggtgattatacacctgacatccactgtaatgataccaagtacaggagcgtatctaagTCAATACTACTAAGAttacatcgattttttttcgacATCAcgtcttatttgtttttgttttttaatatgaagacatgaggactttgaatataaaTGGgttgaataaatgggttgtacttgtatagcgcttttctaccttcaaggtactcaaagcgctttgacattacttccacatttacccattcacacacacattcacacactgatggagggagctgccatgcaaggcgctaaccagcaaccatcaggagcaagggtgaagtgtcttgctcgggacacaacggccgtgacgaggttggtactaggtggggattgaaccggggaccctcgggttccacacggccactctcccactgcgccgttAGAATATGACCAAtggatgatcctgtaactacttggtatcggattgttaccctaatttgtggtatcatccaaaaggaATGGAAAGTATCAAAGACGAGAAGGAtaagtgaatattacattttaacagaagtgtagttaggacatgttaaaacataaaataagcgAATATTAgcagattaataattattttttacagtttgtccaaaataaggtgtataaatgacacaatatgttattgcatacacacatatatacatatatatatatatatatatacatatgtctatatatatatatatatatatacacacatatatacatatatatatatatatatacatatgtatacatacacacatatatacatatatatatatatacacatatatacatttatatatgaatgtgtgtgtatatatatgtatatatgtgtgtatatatgtatatatgtgtgtatatatacatatgtctatatatatatatatatatatatatatatatccatccatccatccattttctaccgcttattccctttcggcttcgcggggggtgctggcgcctatctcagctacaatcgggcggaaggcggggtacaccctagacaagtcgccacctcattgcagggccaacacagatagacagacaacattcacactcacattcacacactagggccaatttagtgttgccaatcaacctatccccaggtgcatgtctttggaagtgggaggaagccggagtacccggagggaacccacgcattcacggggagaacatgcaaactccacacagaaagatcccgagcctggatttgaacccaggactgcaggaccttcgtattgtgaggcagacgcactaacccctctcccaccgtgaagccctatatatatatatatatatatatatatatatatatatatatatatatatttatatatatatatagacatatgtatatatacacacatatatacatatatacatatatatacacatatatacatatatatacacacacacattcatatataaatacacacacacacatgtaaatatatatatatatatatacatatacacatatatatacacacacatatttatacatatatctacacccacacgtatatatatacacgtatatacatatatatacacatgttgttgtttgtgcagccctttgagacactagtgatttagggctatataagtaaacattgattgattgattgattgattgacaaaattgtaattaaaaacatatgtttaatgtaccctaaggttatttgttaaaataaatccgatgatgccatttttttgtggtttaaaatagtatcaaaaagtaccgaaaagtatcgaaatacatttcgggaccaaaatattggtatcaggacaacactagtaggAGTTGTTGCTAGGATGACTCAGAGGAGGGCAACAGGCTTTGAAGTCTATTCGTGGGCAATGAAGCCATGTGGCAGCTGCCTGGGAGGGGGCGGGTCTAACAGGGTGGGGTTTAAGGTGAAGGCGGGTGGGGGGGGTCGCATGTCATGTTCTAAAAAGAAGCCCCTTGCACGACTATAAATAACCTGCCAGTTGGAGCGCAGTTGAAAGCTGGGGACAGCTGAGGGAGTGTTCGGGATTAGTCGGTGTGACGGTGCGGACTTCTTCTTGGTCTTCTCCCCTGCCTTTGTTGGACTGGAACCCCTGGAAAGGATCTCCTCCGGCCAGGAAGAATGGCTGTACCGATCAACCCCATGGATGAGCCCAGGATGTACCAGCAGACGCTGCTCCAGGACGGCCTGTGCGACCTCCTGGAGAAGGACAAGCTGGTGGACTGCGTCCTGAAGATCAAAGACAAGGAGTTCCCCTGCCACCGCCTGGTCCTGTGCGCCTGCAGCTCTTACTTCCGCTCCATCTTCCTGTCCGACTTGGACGAAAGCAAAAAGAGGGAGATCGTCTTGGAGGACGTGGAACCGGGGGTGATGGGGCTGATACTCAAGTACTTGTACACCTCCAAAATCAACGTGACGGAGCAGAATGTTCAGGACATCTTCGCCGTGGCTAACATGTACCAGATCCCCTCCATCTTCACCGTGTGCGTGTCTTTCCTGCAGAAGCGTCTGACCCTCAGTAACTGCTTGGCCATCTTCAGGCTGGGCTTGATGCTGGACTGTCCCAGGCTGGCCGTGACCGCCCGAAACTATGCCTGCGAGCGCTTTCAGCTCATCTCCAGGGACGAGGACTTTTTGCAGATGCAGCCCAGCGAGCTGGCGGCCATTTTAGCCAACGACAATCTGAATGTGGAAACGGAGGAGGCCGTGTTTGAGGTGTTAATGAACTGGGTGTCTCGGGACTTGGAGGACAGAGAGAAAGCCTTGCCCGGCTTGCTGGATTGTGTTCGCTTGCGTCTGGTCAGTGAAGACTACCTGAGGGAAAAGGTGGAGAAACACAAACTCATCTCGTCTAACCCAGAGCTGCTGAAGAAGCTCCAGATGGTCAAAGACGCTCAGGCTGGGAAGATGCCTGAGGCAAAAcccaagaaggagaagaagaaggacgcCGGAGCAGACGATGAGGAGGAGGAAGTAGAGGAGAGTCTTCTCCCGAGCATCCTCAATGACACCATGCGCTTTGGTATGTTCGCCCGGGACTTGATCCTGATGGTCAACGACGCGGGGGCGGTGGCTTACGACCCAGCGGGCAACGACTGCTTCATGGCATGCGTGTCCACTCAAGTTCCCAAAAACCACGTCAGCCTGGTCACTAAAGAGAACCAGATCTTTGCGGCCGGAGGATTGTTCATTGATGAGCAGAACAAGGAGGACCCGCTCTGCTCATACTTCCTGCAGGTGAGTCAGCAAATACACTTGAAAGGGCTTGGTCTTCACCCCGTAGTTGTCCGAGAGACTCTTTGGCTTTAGAAGGTCTCTAATATTTGTCTCCTGTGTCGACAGTATGACCCGTCAAGCGCTGACTGGCTCGGGATGCCACCGCTGCCGTCTCCCCGCTTCCTCTTCGGAATGGGTGAGGCCGAGAACTCCATCTTTGTGCTGGGAGGACGGGAAGTGAAGGATCAGGAGCACACGCTGGACTCCGTTCTGGTCTACGACAGACAGTGAGTCATTTCCCTGCATCAGGTTTGAGAAAGCAGCACGACAAGAGTAAAGTCCATGTGGTTTCTTGCTCGTAGGTCTTTCAAGTGGGGCGAGTCGGAGCCAATTCCATACGCGGTGTACGGACATGCGACGGTGTCCCACAAGG encodes:
- the LOC133569117 gene encoding uncharacterized protein LOC133569117 isoform X1, with the translated sequence MGVVPSELDVVIEEDEDVCNHHLDPNNQIEWEPNNDPSLQDDINVLNSNTNTQASTQHHDVLGGATPSGECLDFSEVVGVMQNQPSTADQSISNETQRGDGVNVLRRETFNNIQLSSVLTFPQNNDVTDYATFYRGVLGSLKKLTQMVTKEARPGDIIQLELSGESANQHTSFTFRNDAGAVMNAFQDVLDLLVQSNVEILNDEEIQVMVQVIHNPRGGVRRKIETLLEHEIRRKKARYLYNPLNSNNQLCFAISLASLLHPEFTDSQAVAEAEKIQRKAGLDEQTSVTFSHIREFEKVVRRKIVILYREEGQRPLSRFETDYPKSENPLYLYLSQNHYSGIINIKGFLSKPHVCHYCYQGYDKPDRHKCDGYCLVCTQNGCVKIEGKTVLCRDCNMWCRSPACLLRHRVKHRVMEKLVSNCDRRKKCLKCNLFYDVPVATGIAKHTCPKLKCQICKEELPRSDSETPETRHLCYIQPQPREVNHNDNIIFYDFETFVDDNHTHIPFLVCTKTLQGEEWCAFGLDCVTVFLNHFRKPRYLKSTFIAHNSRGFDGYLILRGMVRLGIAPLIIMQGSKVLCFKDPDFLQKYIDSLSFLTMPLSAMPKALGLGDCWSKGYFPHKFSSEEHLNYVGKYPAISNYGVERMTPVERTKFETWYQNEKSEVFDFQKQAVHYCKNDVNVLREGCIKFRAEFTSETGVDPFSRITIASACMKVFVTNFLEPRSLAIPSPDNYRGLCKKYSHTSIQWLEWESHRRGIFIQHALNKGEKQMGAYFVDGFAIIGGKPFVWEFQGCFYHGCPTCFEPGAVCPLTNTPFEELHKATEKKMKALKRDHKVNIIVIREHEWNEMKKSNPRVIDFLKTRNYPAPLMPRDALYGGRTSAFCLRHTAGENQRVLYEDVTSLYPYVNSAFPYPLGHPVIIHTDFDDVGNYFGLVRAVVHPPRGLYFPVLPYRTVKGKLVFTLCRTCAENNNQQEPCEHDEEGRALTGVWVTLEFNKALQLGYRVGKITEVWHFEERSETVFTGYVQTFLKGKQEASGYPKEAVDAESREKYIREYRENQGIQLDAEKIEPNPAKRQMSKLCLNSLWGKFAERCNRTQTTLVRKSEVFFDFVFSGKYQVEYFSFLNEQIAMVQWQYSKNSVVLPGNTNNVFVAAFTTAYARLKMYGYLEGLQERVLYTDTDSLIYTVNEGEVSLETGSYLGDLTDELGGDSIHEFVSAGPKSYAYHTLQGKKTVLRAKGITQTRECCERVNFDSVKDLVEGYLEEDKTGAIYTPHHQIVRDKRGFLLNNSSFEKKFRVVYDKRRLFPDGKTLPFGY
- the LOC133569117 gene encoding uncharacterized protein LOC133569117 isoform X2 encodes the protein MKVEHRVEIHPPPRDLLTESPILLSDDDEVKDEELCLIDLTKLEDDYREDSPEETNAIPLTQSQSDFPFTSLAHWSPLTLEGPSTAIPGREGLIAPKTPDIESLLRGEIIENDGECPTGTRCNKRRRKRRCARQLDKHDRNRRRLKQYYRILARTLMKMADMI
- the klhl40b gene encoding kelch-like protein 40b, giving the protein MAVPINPMDEPRMYQQTLLQDGLCDLLEKDKLVDCVLKIKDKEFPCHRLVLCACSSYFRSIFLSDLDESKKREIVLEDVEPGVMGLILKYLYTSKINVTEQNVQDIFAVANMYQIPSIFTVCVSFLQKRLTLSNCLAIFRLGLMLDCPRLAVTARNYACERFQLISRDEDFLQMQPSELAAILANDNLNVETEEAVFEVLMNWVSRDLEDREKALPGLLDCVRLRLVSEDYLREKVEKHKLISSNPELLKKLQMVKDAQAGKMPEAKPKKEKKKDAGADDEEEEVEESLLPSILNDTMRFGMFARDLILMVNDAGAVAYDPAGNDCFMACVSTQVPKNHVSLVTKENQIFAAGGLFIDEQNKEDPLCSYFLQYDPSSADWLGMPPLPSPRFLFGMGEAENSIFVLGGREVKDQEHTLDSVLVYDRQSFKWGESEPIPYAVYGHATVSHKDLVYVIGGKGEDKSCLSKTSAYDTRRFEWKELSPMKSARSLFGATLHKNKIYVAGGVTDTGLTDSVEVYDIATNNWSDFETFPQERSSLSLVSLGGFLYAVGGFAMMPLEDSDDMVPKEMNDVWRYNEAEKKWTGILREIQYASGATVLGVRLNTLRLNKM